In a single window of the Leptolyngbyaceae cyanobacterium genome:
- a CDS encoding FHA domain-containing protein, translating into MALPQDQNHLLIVEDDKGRKEYILTKPVYSIGRDPACNIRLSSQFVSRRHATLLQLPKEDGTYYYRIVDGNGQGKSSANGLIINGRKSPAHDLKNEDEVVFGPQVRAIYYQLKRDAVPSGPLDEFDITLINPGSMFDDDEPED; encoded by the coding sequence ATGGCTTTACCACAAGATCAAAATCATTTATTAATCGTTGAGGATGACAAGGGACGTAAGGAGTATATACTCACTAAGCCAGTTTACTCAATTGGTCGCGATCCGGCTTGTAATATCCGATTATCTTCTCAGTTTGTTTCTCGCCGCCATGCCACGTTGTTACAGCTTCCCAAAGAGGATGGTACATATTATTACCGCATTGTGGATGGAAACGGTCAAGGTAAGTCTAGTGCTAACGGGCTGATTATTAATGGTCGCAAAAGTCCAGCCCATGACTTGAAAAATGAAGACGAAGTAGTTTTTGGGCCTCAGGTGAGAGCTATTTACTATCAGCTAAAACGGGATGCAGTACCTTCTGGCCCTCTGGATGAGTTTGATATCACCCTGATAAATCCTGGCAGTATGTTTGATGATGATGAGCCAGAAGATTAA